The Deinococcus sp. LM3 genomic interval CCAGCTCGGACAGCAGTCACCGCGTGTCCGTGAGACGGCACCTCCCCTGCGGGTGGATCTGGAGTTGACCATGCGTCAACCCTACGTTCCCAGCGAGAAGCTCAGCGACGACTACCGCTGCTTCGTGCTTGACCCAGGTCTCACGGAAGACCGTTTCTTTACCGGCTTCGAGGTCAAGCCCGGCAACCCGGAGGTCGTGCATCACGTCATCCTGAATGCCGTGCCTCCCGAGGCGATCAGTCAGATCCGCGAGCTGGACGGCCAGGACGGCCAGGACGGCTGGTCATGCTTCGGCGGTACCGGATTACAGGCGGGTCCGGGGGGCGGAATTGGCGGCATGGGCAGCCCGGGCGGCGGCCTGAAGTTAGGGAGCGGAGCGGCCAGTTTCGGCGCGCTGATGAAGTTGCAGGAACGCGGCGTGAACGTGAACGCGTTGATCAAGGCCCTGCAAGAGCACAGGGGGAACGTGCCGGTAGCCCTGGCCGCGTACCAGCAGGCGGGCGGTGACCTGACCGCACTGCTGAGCGCCCTTCAGGCAGAGGGACTGCTGGGCGCAGGCGGCCTGGGCGACGGGGCACATGCGGGAAGCGGTGACGCGATGACGGTGATCACGTCTGGGCTGGGTGACGTGTTCGGCGTGGGGTCATGGGTGCCGGGCAGCGTGCCCACCCATTTCCCCGAGAGCACCGGGAGACTGCTGAAAAAAGGCACCTTGCTGGTGATGCAGGTCCACTACAACACCCTGGCGGGCCGCGAGCCTGACCGCACCAGCGTGCAGCTTCAACTCGCCCCGGCAGGTTCGCAGCTCCAGCCGCTGACCGGCATGAGTCTGGTCGCGCCGGTCGAGATTCCCTGCCCGGCAGGAGCCACGGGCGAGCTGTGCAACCGCGACGCCCTGATTCGCAAGAACACGGCCGAGGACGGCCCCCGCGCGGCCATGACGCCCGCCGCGCTGCTGGCCCTGTGTCAGAAGAAGCCGGAAGACTACGCCAGGCAGAACCCGAAACAGGTTGTGAGCACCTGTGACATGCGGGTACGCGAGGACGCCCTGGCGGTGGGCGTGAACTTCCACATGCATACGCTGGGCACCAGCGGGCTGCTGGAGCTCAACCCTGGTACGAACCGGGAACAGGTGCTGCTGGAGATCCCGAACTGGGACTTCCACTGGCAGGGCAGTTATTTCTACCGTGAGCCCATCACGCTGAAGAAGGGGGACACGGTACGCATCACCTGCACCTGGGACACCACCCTCAACCCTGAACCTCGCTACATCGTCTGGGGAGAGGGCACCAGGGACGAGATGTGCCTGGGCGGCCTCACGCTGATGCCCGCCCCCAGAGAATGATCATGAATAAAACCGTGAACACGCTGATCCTGCTGACGGCGGTGGGATTGGGTACTGGGGCCGCGCATGTGAACCACCCGCCCACCTCCCACGCCCCACTGCTCAGGAGCGACGCCGCGAAGAAGACGGCATCCCTGTCCCTCGTCGCAGGCAGCGACCAGAGCAACGCAGGCCTGAATTTCAACGGCAAGCACGGTGAGCAGAGTACGCTCACCGTGCCGCTGGGCTGGACGGTAGAGCTGCACTACCGCAACGCCGGAACCATGCCTCACAGCGTGGTGGTGGTGGAAGCGCCCAGCAAGGGGATGGCCCAGAAGCTGCCCCTGAAATTCAGTGAAGCGTCTGCCGCTTTCACAGGTGCCCACAGCAAGAACGTGACGGGGGGTATGGGGCGCACAGTTCCCACTGAAATGGTGAGATTCACCGCCAACAAGGCAGGCGACTACCTGATCGCGTGTGGAGTGACCGGCCACGCCATGGGGGGCCAGTACCTCAAACTGCACGTGAACGTACAGGCGCGGGTGGCGACCCTAACGGAAGTACCCGTCACGAAGTTGTAGGAACACCCGCGCCTGTACGCCGTGATCGACACGTATGACGCCCTGACCAGTGATCGCCCCTACCGCGCGGCCTGGACGCCCCAGGCCGCCTGGGCGGAGGTGCAGCGGCTCAGCGGGCAGCAATTCGATCCCTGGGCGGTGCAGCTGACTGCGCAGATCCTGCACCCGGCGGAATCATGAACTGCCGTGTAAGCCGCGCGGCTCATCCGGCGCCTCACCGCGCCGCGGGCGAACCGGGTGTGCAGGGGAGTCCTGGCGGA includes:
- a CDS encoding sulfocyanin-like copper-binding protein — its product is MNKTVNTLILLTAVGLGTGAAHVNHPPTSHAPLLRSDAAKKTASLSLVAGSDQSNAGLNFNGKHGEQSTLTVPLGWTVELHYRNAGTMPHSVVVVEAPSKGMAQKLPLKFSEASAAFTGAHSKNVTGGMGRTVPTEMVRFTANKAGDYLIACGVTGHAMGGQYLKLHVNVQARVATLTEVPVTKL